The following proteins are encoded in a genomic region of Macrobrachium rosenbergii isolate ZJJX-2024 chromosome 31, ASM4041242v1, whole genome shotgun sequence:
- the LOC136855206 gene encoding uncharacterized protein, with product MNAELFERWLTTKLLPSLEEPSVLVIDNAPYHSHPTEESHCPTTGTKKGDLINWLQQRNITYPAHALRPELLKICKENRPPPRFTVDNTIRLWGHEVVRLPPAHPELNAIEQVWGVMKKYVRSSLHHFTRTDLIARLNEAKLCVTEDVWANAVRRSEYFEREYWSLDNIHDSVDPIIISLAK from the coding sequence ATGAACGCCGAACTCTTCGAGCGATGGCTGACAACAAAATTACTACCATCATTAGAAGAGCCATCAGTCCTCGTCATCGACAACGCTCCTTACCACAGTCACCCTACAGAGGAGAGCCACTGTCCAACTACTGGCACCAAAAAAGGCGATCTAATAAATTGGTTGCAGCAGCGCAatatcacatacccagcacacGCTTTGCGACCTGAACTGCTCAAAATATGCAAGGAAAATCGACCACCTCCCAGATTCACAGTGGACAATACCATTCGCCTGTGGGGTCATGAAGTAGTGCGGCTACCACCAGCACACCCAGAGCTAAATGCTATTGAGCAAGTATGGGGTGTCATGAAGAAGTACGTTCGATCATCCCTTCACCATTTTACACGAACAGACCTCATTGCAAGATTGAATGAAGCAAAGTTGTGTGTGACAGAGGACGTGTGGGCAAATGCTGTTCGGCGCTCTGAATACTTTGAGAGAGAGTACTGGTCATTAGATAATATTCATGACAGTGTGGATCCCATAATCATAAGTCTCGCCAAGTGA